The genomic stretch cagtcccatgctagtcaagggggcttactcccaggtaggtgtggatcgAGTGGCAGCCTCCGTCTGCAGCCAGCGGAAGGCGTGCCAAGCGCTCCCCGAGTGGCCACAGGAGTCACTGCGGCTCAGTCGTCCCCGGCAGGCGGCGCGCGCCCCGCTCCGCTGGCGTCGCAGGGACTTTGGCGCTCGAGCGCGGCGTCTCCAGACCCTGCGGGCAGCAGAGCAGGGGGCGCCAGTGCGCCTCAGCGGCCCGCAGGGCGCTCCCGGAAACGGTGTCGGTGGGCGGCGGAGGACGCGTGGCGGGCGGGAAAGCGGCGCTGCCAGCTGGAGGACGGCGCGGCTGAGCGAGGGGTCCCGAAGGCGCGTCGCCCGGGTCGGGGGAAGGGGCACCAGGGCAGGGCTGTCCTCCAGACCTTCTGCCCAAGCGGGAAGCTACCCCGAGAGCCCGGCGCGCCCTCCCACCAGCTGCGCAGCTCGGAAGGCTTCTGCCCGCCAGGACTCAGCGCCGCGCCTCTACACGAGAGTTGGAGGCCTGGGAGGAGAGTTGCTCACGTGAGAACGGAGCAAAGCTAGTCTCCACACACCGCCTGAATTACTTACTCGCCCTGAGGCAAGTGGGTTGCTTAGCCGGTCGCTTCGCTGGAATCTGCAGTGACAGATTCCAGGTGGCCCTCTGATGAcggtgtctgtggaactccttgccactgtaTGTGGGAGGCTGcccctgaatgccaggtgcaagggagggcacccgtaGGCAGGTctctgttgtcttgggtgctccctgaggaatctggtgaggtacaggaggctggactcaATTTGCCCTTGACTTGACCctgcaaggttcttcttatgctCAGCCTGAAACCTTAAGATTGTACAGTACGTGGCACATTTGCTCATCCCACTGGTGAATTAGACATGCGTCAGATTATTGCCTGTGACAGCCTTCCTGCagctttcatcccctcccccattcttctcATAAGAAATGATGGAACACTCTGCCTCTGTACTCTACTTCCTGTCTTGCAACACTGAAACTATTATTAACTGCTCTGCTCCTGGTCCTTAATTGCAGCTCCTTGTTTTCCCCACTGAGTTTCACTGTTGGTCTGGCACTCTGCTTCCCTTCCAGTGGGTCTGGCAAGGCTCTTCGGGagctagtgcagcaattttcaacctttttcatctcggggcacactgacaaggtgctaaaattgtccaggcacaccatcattttttttaaattaaacaattgacaaggcataccatgctgctggtgggaggttcGCATTCCTAATAACcagccccactaataaatgacaccccccccaactccagtggcacacctgcaagCCATTAATGGTTGGAAATTGCTGAGCTAGGTTTAATGACACaacttctggctccttttctgaGAGCTGAATGCTTGATGTGAGACCTAGCTGGGCCATGCTGACTGTTTTTCCTCTGTTTGCAGCCCAGCTGGACACAAACATGGCAACCCAGAGCTCCACATCCCTGCAAGATTTAATTCAGGAAGCTTTCTTGACTTGCAAAATCTGTTATGACTTGTATACAATGCCCAAAATCCTGCCATGTCTGCACAGCTACTGCCAGAGGTGCCTGGAGCTACTGGTGAAAAATGGGGCTCTGCAGTGTCCAGAGTGCCGCCTGCAAACTGAGGTCTCAGGTGGAGCTGCTGGATTGAAGACCAACTTTTTCATCAATGGACTCTTGGAGCTgtttcagatgaaaaaaaaaaaggagctggAGTGCACCATATGCTCTAATGCTCAGAAGACCATGGCTGCCACTTCTCGTTGCCTGGACTGCAAGGATTTCTTGTGCCAAACATGCACCCAGGGCCATTGCTGCTCCCGTCTCACTTTGCACCACAAAGTGGTGAATGTGGAAGAGTTTCTTGCCGGACACTATGACGCGGAGGCAAGACTCTTGCAGGAATTGTGCTGCCAGGATCACCCACAGGAGGCTCTCCGTTTCTTCTGCGACACCTGCAGTGTACCCATCTGCAGGGACTGTCGCATGCTGGACCATTTCCAGCATGACGTGATCTCCATGGCCAGTGCAGTGCAACGGGAGCGGCCCTTAGTGGAGCAGCTGATCAAGAACCTGGAGGGCACAATCATTAGCATCTCTGAACAAGAGAAAGCTGTGGAAGAAGCGAGGGACCAACTGCAAGCTGAAGGAGAGCGCATGAAGGAGAAAATCTGCAAGTATGTGGAAGACATCACCGCGTACATCTTTGCTCAGAAGGAGACTGCACTGGCAAAGCTGAACGCCTTCCTCACAGAACAACTGGAGGGCTTTTGTCTGACACAAAAGGAGCTGCAGAGTCAAAAAGACAAAGCAGTGTGCACTCGGGAGTTTTCACAGCGTGTCCTCTCTGTAGGGAAGGACTATGAGATCCTCCACCTGGAGGGGATGATCCAAAACAAGGTTGGAGAGCTTCAGGCATTCAAGCTGCAGCAATTCCCAAGTCAGACCCCAGAACTGTCCATTGCCTGGGATGAGTCGCGTTCTGAAGACTCACTTTTCAATTTTGTGTTTCCTGGAGAGCAACCCAAAAGAGACATGCAACGTTTGGAGCCGATCAATGAGTCCTTGGTGCTGCTTGGCAAGGAGAGGGATAAAGCTTCAGACTCAGACTCAGAAGAAGACTTCTGCAGTAGCATGTTCTGCTCTCCCACTAGGAGTTCTTGCAGAAGCTGCTGTGTCAGAGCGGAGTATACTTACAACTTTGAATTGGCTCCATCCAGCTTCAGAGGGAGCCCCAACATCACTGGGATTGCTGTTGTATCCCACACTGGCCAAACTCTTCTTTTGGATCAGGAAAATGATGTGATAAACCAGTATAGCCCCAGAGGTCAGTTCCAGAAAGAGATTCCTTTGCCtgattttttctctgtcttttatgGTATTTCTGTGTGTGGAGAGACCTTGGCT from Tiliqua scincoides isolate rTilSci1 chromosome 4, rTilSci1.hap2, whole genome shotgun sequence encodes the following:
- the TRIM56 gene encoding E3 ubiquitin-protein ligase TRIM56 isoform X2; amino-acid sequence: MATQSSTSLQDLIQEAFLTCKICYDLYTMPKILPCLHSYCQRCLELLVKNGALQCPECRLQTEVSGGAAGLKTNFFINGLLELFQMKKKKELECTICSNAQKTMAATSRCLDCKDFLCQTCTQGHCCSRLTLHHKVVNVEEFLAGHYDAEARLLQELCCQDHPQEALRFFCDTCSVPICRDCRMLDHFQHDVISMASAVQRERPLVEQLIKNLEGTIISISEQEKAVEEARDQLQAEGERMKEKICKYVEDITAYIFAQKETALAKLNAFLTEQLEGFCLTQKELQSQKDKAVCTREFSQRVLSVGKDYEILHLEGMIQNKVGELQAFKLQQFPSQTPELSIAWDESRSEDSLFNFVFPGEQPKRDMQRLEPINESLVLLGKERDKASDSDSEEDFCSSMFCSPTRSSCRSCCVRAEYTYNFELAPSSFRGSPNITGIAVVSHTGQTLLLDQENDVINQYSPRGQFQKEIPLPDFFSVFYGISVCGETLACSSGTHLFFLTFDGDFLRKLQLRGSESSYPLASYQDSYVAVSEGTLCSISLYSPSGSCVGRVQPNNYEGGKFLFIAVNRWEEFIVLDFAKKQIVIMKKSGLVLNVLKPSTSLLSKFITFHFLHLMLLWTSNCCLVVSWICLGR
- the TRIM56 gene encoding E3 ubiquitin-protein ligase TRIM56 isoform X1: MATQSSTSLQDLIQEAFLTCKICYDLYTMPKILPCLHSYCQRCLELLVKNGALQCPECRLQTEVSGGAAGLKTNFFINGLLELFQMKKKKELECTICSNAQKTMAATSRCLDCKDFLCQTCTQGHCCSRLTLHHKVVNVEEFLAGHYDAEARLLQELCCQDHPQEALRFFCDTCSVPICRDCRMLDHFQHDVISMASAVQRERPLVEQLIKNLEGTIISISEQEKAVEEARDQLQAEGERMKEKICKYVEDITAYIFAQKETALAKLNAFLTEQLEGFCLTQKELQSQKDKAVCTREFSQRVLSVGKDYEILHLEGMIQNKVGELQAFKLQQFPSQTPELSIAWDESRSEDSLFNFVFPGEQPKRDMQRLEPINESLVLLGKERDKASDSDSEEDFCSSMFCSPTRSSCRSCCVRAEYTYNFELAPSSFRGSPNITGIAVVSHTGQTLLLDQENDVINQYSPRGQFQKEIPLPDFFSVFYGISVCGETLACSSGTHLFFLTFDGDFLRKLQLRGSESSYPLASYQDSYVAVSEGTLCSISLYSPSGSCVGRVQPNNYEGGKFLFIAVNRWEEFIVLDFAKKQIVIMKKSGLVLNVLKPSTSLLSKPFSLCVDDDGNIFVVDQFKVIQFSFDGQDGKIVLNDQNQVRRPRILAINGHNLILVREDSSIEVYRLHFAAVRAGGGPQSGDQMRLNLSF